The Mercurialis annua linkage group LG8, ddMerAnnu1.2, whole genome shotgun sequence genome window below encodes:
- the LOC126659486 gene encoding L-type lectin-domain containing receptor kinase S.4-like codes for MAKSLPISQFPFKFLIFNLLILNPIFGQSLETLTLITNNPKFDSEIALTGNATISADGSTVQLTTPNTLTSGFLFYNDSFKFHSSNPSKTASFSTEFEFSVTGNYIGLSLLMGPYNSVPIFMGQHYSHVLYRKKYLAIEFGYSMGDDDDADKISVIIRVNNELLGHTLTKRGQTMKSWIDYDANSKRLEIRITELSDKRPYDPFVASALDLSKILGDNEVYVALGSTNSGNQLAMCDVYSWRFRLRKVSDWMHSLPVDPHGSIVNGSGNGDKSLREHRKMFCPLAILASCVALLAFLVLFMRSMFVDRKLKFPIDRKVQPVDFRYEKIGVVVENDEKLVTN; via the coding sequence AATTCTAAATCCAATCTTTGGTCAATCACTtgaaaccctaaccctaattaCAAACAACcccaaatttgattccgaaaTCGCCCTTACCGGCAACGCCACAATCTCAGCTGACGGCTCTACTGTGCAGCTCACTACGCCAAATACATTAACCTCTGGTTTTTTGTTCTACAATGATTCCTTCAAATTTCATAGCTCTAATCCGAGCAAGACGGCGTCGTTTTCCACAGAATTTGAATTCTCTGTTACTGGTAATTATATTGGTCTTTCTCTCTTAATGGGTCCTTATAATTCTGTGCCAATTTTTATGGGTCAACATTATTCTCACGTATTGTATAGAAAAAAGTATTTGGCTATTGAATTTGGGTATTCAAtgggtgatgatgatgatgctgATAAAATTAGTGTAATTATAAGGGTAAATAATGAACTATTAGGACATACATTGACAAAACGCGGACAAACAATGAAGTCTTGGATTGATTATGATGCAAATTCTAAAAGATTAGAAATTAGGATTACTGAATTGAGtgataaaagaccatatgatccATTTGTTGCATCGGCGCTAGATTTGTCGAAAATCTTGGGTGATAATGAGGTTTATGTGGCGTTAGGCTCAACTAATAGTGGCAATCAATTGGCAATGTGTGATGTGTATTCATGGAGGTTTAGGTTGAGGAAAGTTTCTGATTGGATGCATTCGTTACCGGTTGATCCACACGGTTCTATAGTTAATGGTAGTGGTAATGGTGATAAGAGTTTAAGAGAGCATAGGAAGATGTTTTGTCCATTGGCAATTCTTGCTTCGTGTGTGGCATTGCTGGCATTTTTGGTGTTGTTTATGCGTTCAATGTTTGTCGATAGGAAACTGAAGTTTCCAATCGATAGGAAAGTGCAGCCGGTGGATTTTAGGTATGAGAAGATCGGTGTGGTCGTGGAAAATGATGAGAAACTGGTAACGAATTAG